The Swingsia samuiensis genome contains the following window.
TTCCTTTGTTCGATAATTTTTAATTATCATTATTCGCGAAGATACTTGTCTTGAAAAAGACAAAATATCTTCGCAATTATGTTCCTTTGAAGGAAACTTCTCTGTCATATCTTCGTTTCACTCTGCAACTGGTGTTTAAACGGGAGTGCAAACACCAGCCCTCAGAATTAATCTGAGCCCGTCACTACAGCTGGGGCGGTAACCTTCAGCTGTAGTGCACAATTTCTTTATTTTCGTTGATATTATATAGTTATTTGTCTTAATAGACCCTTCATTTTAAATTTCATAAAGAACTTTCATGTATATCTCCGCCCTCATGGAAAAATCAAACGTCAAGTTTGGAACCAGTGGTGCTCGCGGCCTTGTTTCTTCTATGACAGATGAGGTTTGCTTTTTATATACAGTCGGATATTTACAGTACCTTTCCAAAATTGGAATGTTTTCTACTGGCTCAAACGTAGCTTTCGCTGGAGATTTACGCCCGAGTACTCCGCGCATACTGAAAGCCTGCCTCGCCGCTATTCTATATATGAAGGGACAGCCTGTTTTTTGTGGTTTTGTACCCACTCCTGCCCTTTGTGCATATGCATTCCACAACCATATTCCTTCTTTCATGGTAACAGGTAGCCATATCCCGGATGATCGAAACGGAATTAAATTTAATACTATATCAGGCGAATTTCTGAAAAATAACGAACAGGAAATGTTGAAGGAAGATGTGCAGGTTCCTCAGCACCTATTCGACCTTAAAGGTGCCTTAAAAGCCCCCCCGTCCCTTCCTAATATTACCAACATTATTCCTTTTTATATTGCGCGTTACCAAAAATTCTTCGGCTCAAATGCGCTCAAAGGCCTAAACCTAGGAGTGTATCAACACTCAGCCGTTGGTCGAGATATTCTTATCCAAATTATTGAAGCTCTTGGCGGTCTTGCCACGGCTCTCGGTCGATCAGATACATTTATTCCCGTTGACACGGAAGCTGTAAGACCAGTTGATATTCAGCTTGCTCACCAATGGGCTTCTGAAAACCATTTTGATGCTATCCTCACAACTGACGGGGATTCAGACCGACCACTTCTCGCTGATCATACGGGAGAATGGCTCCGTGGAGACGTGCTTGGTATCATAACGGCCCAATTCTTAAAGGCTCAGGCTGTTTCCACCCCGATAAACAGCAACACCGCGCTCGAAAAAGCTACTTTTGCCCATACTATCAATCGCACGAAAATAGGGTCTCCGTTTGTGATTGAGGCGATGATGCACTCTTCTCACAATAACATTCTTCCCTCTGTTGGCTATGAAGCAAATGGTGGTTTTCTCCTTGGATCTGACCTCAAAAACACAAAAGGCATACTACCCGCTCTTCCTACTCGGGATGCTGTTTTACCTCTCTTATGCGCTCTCGTGAGTGCTAAAAACAAAAATATGACGTTGCGTCACTTATTAAAAACCATTCCACCTCGCTTCACAGCGAGTGACCGATTGCAGGATATTCCCACAAAAACGACATTGCGATACTTAGATACGATACGAGCAAATACACAGGACTTTAGTCGTTATTATGATAGCGATGATATTACGCACATAGACGAAACAGATGGGCTACGCTTCACTTTCGAAAACGATGATATCATTCATCTACGCCCCTCAGGCAATGCACCAGAATTACGCATTTACACAGAATCAAGCCCTCAGGAAGCAGCACAAAGTTTATTATCAAAAACAAAAAACATTATAAAAAGCGCTTTGAAGAATACGCCTCAAAATGCACCATGACGTTCTACAATAAACGAATATGGTTTTTATTAGAGTGGTTCACTCTCACAAGCTTCTCTGTGGCGAGCGCTTCCACTCACCATACCCCATCAAAAACGAGCGTTTTATCCCAGAAAAATATAGAGAAAATTGTTGTTACAGGTAGTAACTCTACTCATGCACAAGCGCATTACGATACGTCGAGTGCATCTATAGGTCCTCTGGGAAAACGCTCTATATTAGACACACCTTTTTCAATCGTCACAGTTCCAAGAAGCGTCATTATCAATCAAGAAACACGAAATATTAATGACCTTCTCACTTATATTCCATCAGTACAACTAGAAGAGCGTGGGGACCCCAATACTAGCCGCCCACAATCGCGTGGGTTCGAAGCTGATATTATTTCCAACTCGCGTATTAATGGGCTTAATATCGTCATTACTACTCCCTACGCTGCAGAACAGTTCGATAATCTGCAGGTTTTAAACGGGCTCGCAGGAGCTCTTTATGGTCCACAAAACCCGGCAGGAACCTTTGATTATACCCTCAAACGCCCTACACAACAAAAACATGAACGTTTTTCTTTAGGATACGATAATAATGGTGCTGTACTTGAGCACACCGACTGGTCAGGACAAGTGGGGCATAACCACTGGTTTGGGTATCGATTAAATTTATTAAATCAAAAGGGTGAAAGCTATGTAAGTAATTCACATCTGCGTCGCAATTTAATAAGCGGTGATTTTGATATTCATATCGATCCAAAAACAGTTATCCAAATCGATGCAAGTCAATATAATTTTGTAGAAAGAGGATATCCTGGCCAATTTACTTATAATGCCTCACAAATCCTTCCCTCTGCCCCTCGCCTTACCCGTGAAGGGTATGGTCAACCACAAGGTGGTTTTAATACAGAAACAAATACAGCTCTCGCCAAAATTATTCATCACTTTAATAATAATTGGGACTTTACACTTGGTGGCCTTTACCAAAATGCTTATCGGGATGTTTTCTCAATCAATAACCGTCTCATTTCAAATGACGGTCGTTATTTACAGTCAATTACAGCCGCGGGCTCTGCAAAAAACTTTAAGCTTGGCAGTAATATTGCTTACCTTAATGGAAAATTTCACACTGGCTCGATCCTTCACACCATCAATTTTGGCACAAATGGCT
Protein-coding sequences here:
- a CDS encoding TonB-dependent receptor, whose translation is MASASTHHTPSKTSVLSQKNIEKIVVTGSNSTHAQAHYDTSSASIGPLGKRSILDTPFSIVTVPRSVIINQETRNINDLLTYIPSVQLEERGDPNTSRPQSRGFEADIISNSRINGLNIVITTPYAAEQFDNLQVLNGLAGALYGPQNPAGTFDYTLKRPTQQKHERFSLGYDNNGAVLEHTDWSGQVGHNHWFGYRLNLLNQKGESYVSNSHLRRNLISGDFDIHIDPKTVIQIDASQYNFVERGYPGQFTYNASQILPSAPRLTREGYGQPQGGFNTETNTALAKIIHHFNNNWDFTLGGLYQNAYRDVFSINNRLISNDGRYLQSITAAGSAKNFKLGSNIAYLNGKFHTGSILHTINFGTNGYTISNYNPTQNQSYPLGTASIDYPQISLAPQPYMKGSYKSSDTTTQSLLLGDTVSVTHSLDLLGTIAWSWLSTNNYNKQNIKVSTYQKNAAFTPSLSALYKITPNQSVYFTWGRSIEAGPTAPASAKNAYKSLAPLRSTEYEAGYKILLSSKLHMNVAVFRMKRPYSFTNPSTLIFGTYGQQINYGFEYQVAGNISHNLNVLGGVTWLDAQNKHTASLETSNKQVVGVPPVQMNFLFDYQIPFLPQSAFNTNLHFTDRRAANIQNTIFAPSYFTLDLGLRHSFFLQKTPITLRFLIKNITNKTYWASLYPSSINGDTNATNAAVAGLPRTYHFSLDTAF
- a CDS encoding phosphomannomutase, which gives rise to MYISALMEKSNVKFGTSGARGLVSSMTDEVCFLYTVGYLQYLSKIGMFSTGSNVAFAGDLRPSTPRILKACLAAILYMKGQPVFCGFVPTPALCAYAFHNHIPSFMVTGSHIPDDRNGIKFNTISGEFLKNNEQEMLKEDVQVPQHLFDLKGALKAPPSLPNITNIIPFYIARYQKFFGSNALKGLNLGVYQHSAVGRDILIQIIEALGGLATALGRSDTFIPVDTEAVRPVDIQLAHQWASENHFDAILTTDGDSDRPLLADHTGEWLRGDVLGIITAQFLKAQAVSTPINSNTALEKATFAHTINRTKIGSPFVIEAMMHSSHNNILPSVGYEANGGFLLGSDLKNTKGILPALPTRDAVLPLLCALVSAKNKNMTLRHLLKTIPPRFTASDRLQDIPTKTTLRYLDTIRANTQDFSRYYDSDDITHIDETDGLRFTFENDDIIHLRPSGNAPELRIYTESSPQEAAQSLLSKTKNIIKSALKNTPQNAP